One genomic region from Terriglobus aquaticus encodes:
- a CDS encoding glycosyltransferase family 47 protein, producing MATPHSLKVLLSSYPDPEAEKVRANLLRVYDLSDRRHSLVERPEDADLILIGGIGNESSQDRYVRETLHHPLISRFPGKCFTVSYRDKPLLLNRGVYESALESRWNTGRCVTGSYALSGHYNPAIQSAENIPKDLLFSFVGRMSHPVRRQLMAMRFQREDIFLEDTSTFNYWACSEEVRQDREQQFSRVLARSRFCLCPRGVGAGSIRLFEAMRSGVAPIVIADRWIWPEGLPWEKFSIRVAESHLHHLERIVAEREDDFARMGAMARLCWEETFADDTYFEYLVSRCADLRKNQVLPEALYWSLRHLYVAYTEYCPRLRSYARVAIARVSARRS from the coding sequence GTGGCCACCCCGCATTCCCTTAAAGTCCTGCTCAGTTCCTACCCCGATCCCGAAGCGGAAAAAGTGCGCGCCAACCTGCTGCGCGTCTATGACTTGTCAGATCGTCGCCACTCGCTTGTTGAGCGACCCGAAGATGCCGATCTTATCCTGATCGGCGGCATCGGAAATGAGTCCAGCCAGGATCGCTACGTGCGAGAAACCCTGCACCATCCGTTAATCAGCCGCTTTCCCGGCAAATGCTTCACCGTCTCCTACCGCGACAAACCTCTTCTGCTCAATCGCGGTGTGTACGAATCCGCACTGGAGAGCCGCTGGAATACGGGCCGGTGCGTCACTGGCTCCTATGCCCTCTCCGGTCACTACAATCCTGCGATTCAGTCCGCCGAGAACATCCCGAAAGACCTTTTGTTCAGCTTTGTCGGTCGCATGTCGCATCCCGTCCGGCGTCAGCTCATGGCGATGCGGTTCCAGCGCGAAGACATCTTCCTGGAAGACACCTCTACCTTCAACTACTGGGCTTGCTCCGAAGAAGTTCGGCAAGATCGCGAACAACAGTTTTCCAGGGTGCTCGCCCGGTCCCGTTTCTGCCTGTGCCCTCGGGGCGTTGGCGCTGGCAGCATCCGGCTCTTTGAAGCTATGCGCAGTGGCGTCGCCCCGATTGTCATCGCCGATCGGTGGATCTGGCCCGAAGGTCTGCCATGGGAGAAGTTCTCGATCCGTGTTGCAGAGAGCCACCTGCATCATCTGGAACGGATCGTCGCCGAGCGCGAAGACGACTTCGCCAGGATGGGAGCCATGGCCCGCCTCTGCTGGGAAGAAACTTTCGCAGATGACACCTATTTCGAGTACCTGGTTAGCCGCTGCGCCGATCTCCGCAAAAACCAGGTGCTGCCCGAAGCGCTCTACTGGTCGCTCCGCCATCTCTACGTGGCGTACACGGAATATTGTCCGCGACTCCGCTCTTACGCCCGCGTCGCTATTGCCCGCGTCTCCGCACGACGGTCTTGA
- a CDS encoding SDR family oxidoreductase yields the protein MARYLITGIAGFIGSSLAHKLVEQGHEVCGVDNLVTGRLENLADIRSSVEFHQGDIQDGALMRAVCEGADVVLHQAALASVPRSVQDPLTSHNNNINGTVQVLLAARDAKVRRIVYAASSSAYGDQPTQPKVETMAPMPLSPYAVQKLTCEYYIQSFCKVYGMQGVCLRYFNIFGPRQAADSPYSGVIAQFIYKMMAGVTPTINGDGSVSRDFTFVANAVQANLLAATAPDSVATGRVFNVGTGHSHTLNDLYHGLAEILGFPHPPQYGPVRTGDVQHSLADITRGREELGYKPMEDFRAGLEQTVAWYKEEAAKQQDQLASA from the coding sequence ATGGCACGCTATCTCATCACCGGCATCGCAGGCTTCATCGGCTCTTCCCTCGCCCACAAACTTGTTGAGCAGGGTCACGAAGTGTGCGGCGTAGACAACCTGGTCACCGGCCGGCTTGAAAACCTCGCAGACATTCGCTCCTCGGTCGAGTTCCACCAGGGCGACATCCAGGACGGCGCACTCATGCGCGCCGTTTGCGAAGGCGCCGATGTGGTGCTGCACCAGGCCGCCCTCGCCTCCGTTCCCCGCTCTGTGCAGGACCCGCTCACCTCGCACAACAACAACATCAACGGCACCGTGCAGGTACTGCTCGCCGCGCGCGATGCCAAGGTCCGCCGCATCGTCTACGCCGCGTCCAGCTCGGCCTACGGCGATCAGCCCACGCAGCCCAAGGTCGAGACCATGGCGCCCATGCCGCTCTCGCCCTACGCCGTGCAAAAGCTCACCTGCGAGTACTACATCCAGAGCTTTTGCAAGGTCTACGGCATGCAGGGCGTCTGCCTGCGCTACTTCAACATCTTCGGACCGCGCCAGGCTGCGGACTCGCCCTACTCCGGCGTCATCGCGCAGTTCATCTACAAGATGATGGCCGGCGTGACGCCCACCATCAACGGCGACGGCTCCGTCTCGCGCGACTTCACCTTTGTCGCCAACGCAGTGCAGGCCAACCTGCTGGCCGCCACCGCGCCCGACTCAGTTGCCACCGGCCGCGTCTTCAACGTCGGCACCGGCCACAGCCACACCTTGAACGACCTGTACCACGGCCTTGCCGAAATCCTCGGCTTCCCGCACCCGCCGCAGTACGGCCCCGTCCGCACAGGCGACGTACAGCACTCCCTCGCCGACATCACCCGCGGCCGTGAAGAACTCGGCTACAAGCCCATGGAAGACTTCCGCGCCGGCCTAGAACAGACCGTCGCCTGGTACAAGGAAGAGGCCGCCAAGCAGCAGGACCAGCTCGCCTCCGCGTAA
- a CDS encoding winged helix-turn-helix domain-containing protein codes for MPVLQPQTTIRFGIFELDVQARELYRNGVRIRLAPQPLDLLIALLEQPGAVLTREVLQQRLWPPGTFVDYEHGLNKSVRKLREALGDSADSPRYIETVQRSGYRFIAPVIQPDAPTPAAPPDPSPTQAPPSTPASADTTAKPTGADRPTRRYQRYAAYAFLLLLAVATATIAVPRLIGSHSRNTAVPGHDPRAQEAYLHGQYLWFGGHPFAASDYFKRAIEIEPDYGAAWAGMSMYYGATLVNGRIDPTAALGLQQDAAAKALRFAPNLAEVHLAQCGSLFLNTWQYQVANPECERARQLDPANAEIYHFQSKMLAAIHREQDAVEMQRTASRLDSLSKPWAMSQALLQARRYDEAFAEGRARLEAFPHDPRLLYNLALISLYRGNPTQYADFLEQSYRSDGDEASAAQISDAYRSSGVSGIARWKLERLQQQSRTGYVSAFRLATAYMAVGDREQALTQLTIAVHQHAPDLLWIRCYPEFDALGSDPRYQAIARQLPSR; via the coding sequence ATGCCCGTACTGCAGCCACAGACGACTATCCGATTCGGCATCTTTGAGCTCGACGTTCAGGCTCGCGAACTCTATCGCAACGGCGTCCGCATCCGTCTTGCTCCACAACCGCTGGACCTGCTCATAGCGCTTCTCGAACAGCCCGGTGCCGTGCTCACCCGCGAAGTCCTCCAGCAGCGCCTCTGGCCTCCAGGCACCTTTGTCGACTACGAGCACGGCCTCAACAAGTCCGTTCGCAAGCTTCGGGAAGCGCTGGGCGACTCCGCCGATTCTCCCCGCTACATCGAAACCGTCCAGCGCTCCGGCTACCGCTTCATCGCTCCCGTGATCCAGCCGGACGCGCCGACGCCCGCAGCGCCGCCCGATCCCTCCCCCACACAAGCGCCACCTTCAACCCCCGCGTCCGCAGACACCACTGCGAAACCAACCGGAGCCGATCGGCCGACCCGCCGCTACCAGCGCTATGCGGCTTACGCCTTCCTGCTCCTCCTTGCAGTGGCAACCGCTACCATCGCCGTCCCGCGGCTTATTGGTTCGCACTCCAGAAACACGGCCGTCCCCGGTCACGACCCCAGGGCACAGGAGGCATACCTGCACGGCCAATATCTCTGGTTCGGCGGGCACCCCTTCGCAGCCTCGGACTACTTCAAGCGCGCCATTGAGATCGAGCCCGACTACGGCGCAGCTTGGGCAGGCATGTCCATGTACTATGGCGCAACGCTCGTCAACGGCCGCATCGATCCCACCGCTGCCCTGGGTCTGCAGCAGGATGCAGCCGCCAAAGCTCTCCGTTTCGCTCCGAATCTTGCGGAAGTTCACCTCGCGCAGTGTGGCTCTCTCTTCCTGAACACCTGGCAATACCAGGTCGCCAACCCGGAGTGCGAGCGCGCCCGCCAACTCGACCCTGCGAACGCCGAGATCTATCACTTTCAGTCGAAGATGCTTGCGGCGATTCACCGTGAGCAGGATGCCGTGGAGATGCAACGAACAGCATCGCGCCTCGATTCGCTCTCAAAGCCGTGGGCCATGAGCCAGGCGCTGCTGCAAGCACGCCGGTATGACGAAGCCTTCGCCGAAGGCAGGGCTCGCCTGGAAGCATTCCCGCACGATCCTCGCCTGCTCTACAACCTCGCGCTCATCTCCCTGTATCGCGGAAATCCCACGCAGTACGCCGACTTCCTCGAGCAGTCCTACCGCTCCGATGGAGACGAAGCTTCTGCCGCACAGATCAGCGACGCATACCGCAGTTCTGGTGTCTCAGGCATAGCCCGCTGGAAACTGGAGCGCCTGCAGCAGCAGAGTCGCACCGGGTACGTATCGGCCTTCCGACTCGCCACCGCCTACATGGCCGTGGGAGACCGCGAGCAGGCCCTCACTCAACTCACCATCGCCGTCCATCAGCATGCACCCGATCTGCTCTGGATACGCTGCTACCCGGAGTTCGACGCCCTCGGCTCCGATCCCCGCTACCAGGCAATCGCACGGCAACTGCCGAGCCGTTAG
- a CDS encoding tyrosine-protein kinase family protein: MSKIYEALLRAEMDRIAELNRTKTPEAGESSSQAALPGDAATALRSGTGGRSREELSAALLRSAQLVEAKAEDTPSGPRVRKLVWEPDVKLLPALEPRGALVEQIRVLRSRLYELRLDHPLKTVLITSGVPGEGKSFIASNLALGFARFRNQRVLLIDGDMRRGRLHSILGADQGPGLTDYLTGQTSLDDVLQQMQLPDSGPLNRSFASLSFLPSGSDADNAADLSGNGRFEGLLRSLYDHFDWIIIDSSPVTLVADGVNLARACDGVVLVTRAGQTKYEVAQRAQQELRASKIVGVVLNAVEDAPQVGGYYGYDG; the protein is encoded by the coding sequence ATGAGTAAGATTTACGAGGCACTGCTGCGTGCCGAGATGGACCGGATCGCCGAACTGAACCGGACCAAGACGCCCGAGGCAGGTGAGTCCTCAAGCCAGGCGGCTTTGCCGGGAGATGCCGCAACGGCGCTCCGCTCCGGGACCGGCGGCCGGTCCCGCGAAGAGTTGTCGGCCGCGTTGCTGCGGTCGGCGCAGTTGGTCGAGGCAAAGGCGGAGGATACCCCAAGTGGGCCGCGCGTTCGCAAGCTGGTGTGGGAGCCGGATGTAAAGCTGCTGCCAGCTCTGGAGCCTCGCGGTGCGCTGGTGGAGCAGATTCGCGTGCTGCGCTCGCGCCTATACGAACTGCGGCTGGACCACCCGCTGAAGACGGTGCTGATCACCAGCGGTGTACCCGGCGAGGGTAAGAGCTTTATTGCGTCGAACCTGGCGCTTGGCTTTGCGCGGTTCCGCAACCAGCGCGTGCTGCTGATCGACGGAGACATGCGGCGTGGACGGCTGCACAGCATCCTGGGTGCGGACCAAGGGCCGGGGCTGACCGATTACCTTACCGGCCAAACATCGCTGGACGATGTTTTGCAACAGATGCAGCTGCCGGACAGTGGACCTCTCAATCGGAGTTTCGCGTCCCTATCGTTTTTACCCAGCGGTTCGGATGCAGACAATGCGGCGGATCTTTCCGGCAATGGGCGGTTTGAGGGGTTGCTGCGATCCCTGTACGACCACTTCGATTGGATCATTATCGACTCGTCGCCGGTGACGCTGGTAGCGGATGGCGTAAACCTGGCGCGAGCATGTGACGGAGTGGTGTTGGTGACCCGGGCCGGTCAGACAAAGTATGAGGTAGCGCAGCGCGCACAGCAGGAGTTGAGAGCTTCGAAGATTGTGGGCGTGGTGCTGAATGCGGTCGAGGACGCCCCCCAGGTCGGCGGGTACTACGGCTACGACGGATAA
- a CDS encoding TIGR03013 family XrtA/PEP-CTERM system glycosyltransferase yields the protein MIRFLNVYLPTRVVALLLGETIVVLGCFLLASQILLGPDMALALVYEDGWLKLAGLTLVIVLLSYYFDLYEPETVSVPFQIFFRMLLVLGFSCFVLAAAMFFWPEIAIRQNLYALGFLLLTPALMLWRRAYVWMVNLPGLRERVYVLGDGEQAQSIVELLRTRRDVGMEVLDWRPLTEEEATRRREVWGAEIKRLLAEKKPLQRIIVALEEARGQMPVDELLQARLHGVRVERVGEVKEQLIGKIQLSGLQPSTMFYGEGFRVKTGVQLTRVLVSGLVAGCILLVFLPFFPLVVLAVRLSSPGPIFFRQTRVGMGGKPFHVYKFRSMRTDAEASGAKWAVKNDPRVTPIGTFLRKTRIDEVPQLWNVLRGDMGLVGPRPERPEFVPYLAENLPFYNLRHLIRPGLTGWAQVRYGYGATLEQAREKLEYDLYYIKHMTLGLDLLVMFETIKTVVRRRGQ from the coding sequence GTGATCCGTTTCTTGAATGTCTATCTGCCCACCCGGGTGGTAGCGCTCTTGTTGGGCGAAACCATCGTGGTGCTGGGGTGTTTTCTGCTGGCGAGCCAGATACTGCTGGGGCCAGACATGGCGCTCGCGCTGGTGTACGAGGATGGCTGGCTGAAGCTGGCTGGCCTGACGCTGGTGATTGTGCTGCTGTCGTACTACTTCGACCTGTACGAGCCAGAGACGGTCTCAGTCCCGTTTCAGATCTTCTTCCGCATGCTGCTGGTGCTGGGCTTTTCCTGCTTTGTGCTCGCGGCGGCCATGTTTTTTTGGCCGGAAATCGCGATCCGGCAGAACCTGTACGCGCTTGGTTTCTTGCTGCTAACGCCGGCGTTGATGCTGTGGCGGCGCGCCTATGTGTGGATGGTCAACTTGCCCGGCTTGCGGGAACGGGTGTATGTCCTGGGCGATGGCGAACAGGCGCAGTCGATCGTGGAGCTGCTGCGCACCCGGCGCGACGTGGGCATGGAAGTGCTCGACTGGCGACCGCTGACCGAAGAAGAAGCGACGAGGCGCCGCGAAGTTTGGGGTGCCGAGATCAAGCGACTGCTGGCGGAAAAGAAGCCGCTGCAGCGCATCATTGTGGCCCTGGAAGAAGCACGCGGACAGATGCCCGTAGACGAGTTGCTGCAGGCCCGGTTACACGGTGTGCGGGTCGAGCGCGTGGGCGAAGTGAAGGAACAACTGATCGGCAAGATCCAGTTGTCCGGCCTGCAGCCGAGCACCATGTTCTACGGCGAAGGATTCCGCGTGAAGACCGGCGTGCAACTGACGCGCGTGCTGGTTTCGGGCCTGGTGGCCGGTTGCATCCTGCTGGTGTTTCTGCCGTTCTTTCCGCTGGTGGTACTCGCGGTTCGACTCAGTTCGCCGGGGCCCATCTTTTTCCGGCAAACGCGTGTGGGCATGGGTGGCAAGCCTTTCCATGTGTACAAGTTTCGCTCTATGCGCACAGACGCGGAGGCGAGCGGCGCCAAGTGGGCGGTGAAGAACGATCCGCGGGTGACGCCGATCGGGACGTTTCTCCGGAAGACGCGCATCGACGAGGTTCCGCAGTTGTGGAACGTGCTGCGCGGCGATATGGGCCTGGTGGGACCGCGGCCGGAGCGGCCGGAGTTTGTGCCCTACCTGGCGGAAAACCTGCCGTTCTATAACCTGCGGCACCTGATTCGTCCGGGCCTGACCGGCTGGGCACAGGTGCGGTACGGGTACGGAGCCACGCTGGAGCAGGCGCGCGAGAAGCTGGAGTACGACCTGTACTACATCAAACACATGACGCTGGGTCTGGATTTGCTGGTCATGTTCGAGACCATCAAGACCGTCGTGCGGAGACGCGGGCAATAG
- a CDS encoding O-antigen ligase family protein, with amino-acid sequence MGTGLGHYIPIVAYLGFWIMCIVSLTGRPVLGMYYVMPFLPYRTMRFHFEDYPLASQTVTLLVVCVILGAFFKGKRLPPSALYPVWILFVVYLYVSMWLGGIMGNAPLPLWLNDANLVTWKDYLILPMVLFAASMVLEDRKQIRTALIVVAISTALVDRSALLESLSHSWAVFDENKRTSGPIAYGPNQLAAFLTQFAMFFWAFARVLKRFKTKFWFYVLTGFTLITMLYAFSRAAYIATLVAIGALALLKDRKLLVVLVVFLVTWQTVVPTAVSERVNMTHDANGQLEASAQERVDLWTQSRDMFMKNPVTGIGFGSFQFGEHTDNLKDTHNYYVKVLVETGLIGFLIFAAMLFIMFSASWKLFRTAKLAKDPLYEALGLGMLLLLTSALVLNGFGDRWSYVEINGLMWVVMGATLRAQVLVNELNGAPSGQRKKLGPPRKFATAVPGPPRLVPQTR; translated from the coding sequence ATGGGTACAGGTCTAGGACATTACATCCCGATCGTCGCTTACCTCGGCTTCTGGATCATGTGCATTGTGTCGCTTACCGGGCGGCCGGTGCTCGGCATGTATTACGTGATGCCGTTCCTGCCGTACCGGACGATGCGATTTCACTTCGAGGATTACCCGCTGGCGTCGCAGACGGTGACGTTGCTGGTGGTCTGCGTGATCCTTGGGGCGTTCTTCAAAGGCAAACGGCTTCCGCCTTCGGCGTTATATCCGGTGTGGATCCTGTTTGTGGTCTACCTGTATGTGTCCATGTGGCTGGGCGGCATTATGGGCAACGCTCCATTGCCACTATGGCTGAACGACGCCAACCTGGTCACCTGGAAGGACTATCTGATTCTTCCGATGGTCCTGTTTGCGGCCAGCATGGTGCTGGAAGACCGCAAGCAGATACGGACCGCTCTCATCGTGGTGGCGATCTCCACGGCGCTGGTCGATCGAAGCGCGTTGCTGGAGAGCCTATCGCACAGTTGGGCTGTGTTCGATGAGAACAAGCGGACCAGCGGCCCGATTGCCTATGGGCCGAATCAGCTGGCCGCGTTCCTGACGCAGTTTGCGATGTTCTTCTGGGCGTTTGCGCGGGTGCTGAAACGCTTCAAGACGAAGTTCTGGTTCTACGTCTTGACAGGCTTCACGCTGATCACGATGCTGTACGCCTTTTCGCGCGCGGCATACATTGCAACGCTGGTGGCAATTGGCGCACTGGCGCTGCTGAAGGATCGGAAGCTGCTGGTTGTGCTGGTTGTGTTCCTGGTGACGTGGCAAACCGTGGTGCCAACCGCGGTAAGCGAACGCGTGAACATGACGCACGATGCGAACGGGCAACTGGAAGCGTCGGCACAGGAGCGCGTGGACCTGTGGACCCAGTCGCGCGACATGTTCATGAAGAATCCGGTCACGGGAATCGGCTTCGGATCGTTCCAGTTCGGCGAGCACACGGACAACCTGAAGGACACGCACAACTACTATGTGAAGGTGCTGGTGGAGACCGGCCTGATCGGGTTCCTTATCTTCGCGGCGATGCTGTTCATCATGTTTAGCGCGTCCTGGAAGCTGTTCCGTACGGCGAAGCTGGCCAAGGATCCACTCTACGAGGCGCTGGGCCTGGGTATGCTGCTGCTGCTGACTTCGGCGCTGGTGCTGAACGGCTTTGGCGATCGCTGGAGCTACGTGGAGATCAACGGGCTGATGTGGGTGGTGATGGGCGCTACGCTGCGGGCACAGGTGTTGGTGAACGAGTTGAACGGCGCACCATCGGGCCAGCGCAAGAAGTTAGGACCGCCGCGCAAATTCGCCACCGCCGTACCCGGTCCGCCGCGGCTTGTCCCGCAGACGCGCTAG
- a CDS encoding nucleotide sugar dehydrogenase, translating into MSATRVSSLSAPRLERLKNRSAAIGIIGLGYVGLPLSMLLAEAGFKVTGFDIDQKKVDSLMAGKSYIFRIPSEEIESIRSKGFTATADFSKLTDMDAIILCVPTPLNEHHEPDMSYIVDTAKMIAPWLQAGQLVALESTTYPGTTEEVLIPLLEAGNKQGLKVQGPEGEPAESGVFYVAFSPEREDPGNTTTARHNIPKVVGGHEPIAAELAATLYEGIFTRAVRVSTTQAAEMTKLLENIYRCVNIALVNEMKVLALRMGIDIWEVIDAAATKPFGFQAFYPGPGLGGHCIPIDPFYLSWKAKEFGFHTRFIELAGEVNEAMPEFVVAQVAKALNKHKKPLNGAKVLMLGMSYKKDIDDLRESPSLTLIELLRDEGAEVVYNDPYHPTVGRGRKYNLNMTSTPLENLGQYDCVLIATDHTDYDYARIVKESQLVVDSRNATKGIQADNLVRC; encoded by the coding sequence ATGTCTGCCACTCGTGTGTCCTCCCTGTCTGCCCCTCGCCTGGAACGCCTGAAGAACCGTAGCGCCGCAATCGGCATTATCGGATTGGGCTATGTCGGATTGCCGCTGTCGATGCTGCTCGCGGAGGCGGGCTTCAAGGTGACGGGCTTCGATATCGATCAGAAAAAGGTCGATAGCCTGATGGCGGGGAAGTCGTACATCTTCCGCATCCCGTCCGAAGAGATCGAGAGCATCCGCAGCAAGGGCTTTACGGCGACGGCGGACTTCAGCAAGCTGACCGACATGGATGCCATCATCCTGTGCGTGCCGACGCCGCTGAACGAGCACCATGAGCCGGACATGTCGTACATCGTGGATACGGCGAAGATGATCGCGCCCTGGCTGCAGGCCGGGCAGTTGGTCGCGCTGGAGAGCACGACCTATCCGGGCACGACCGAAGAAGTTCTGATTCCGCTGCTAGAGGCCGGCAACAAGCAGGGCCTGAAGGTGCAGGGACCGGAAGGCGAGCCGGCCGAGTCGGGCGTGTTTTACGTTGCGTTCTCGCCGGAGCGCGAAGATCCGGGCAACACGACCACGGCGCGCCACAACATTCCCAAGGTAGTCGGTGGTCACGAGCCGATTGCGGCGGAACTGGCGGCAACGCTGTATGAAGGCATCTTTACCCGCGCGGTTCGCGTGTCGACCACGCAGGCAGCGGAGATGACGAAGCTGCTGGAAAACATCTATCGCTGCGTGAATATCGCGCTGGTGAACGAGATGAAGGTGCTGGCGCTGCGCATGGGCATCGACATCTGGGAAGTGATCGATGCGGCGGCGACCAAGCCGTTCGGCTTCCAGGCCTTCTATCCGGGCCCCGGTTTGGGTGGTCACTGCATTCCGATCGACCCGTTCTACCTGAGCTGGAAGGCAAAGGAGTTCGGCTTCCACACGCGGTTTATCGAGCTGGCCGGTGAAGTGAACGAGGCCATGCCGGAGTTTGTGGTGGCGCAGGTGGCGAAGGCTCTAAACAAGCACAAGAAGCCGCTGAACGGCGCCAAGGTGCTGATGCTGGGTATGAGCTACAAGAAGGACATCGACGATCTGCGCGAATCGCCGTCGCTGACCCTGATTGAGCTCCTGCGCGATGAGGGCGCCGAGGTGGTGTACAACGACCCGTACCACCCGACGGTGGGCCGCGGCCGCAAGTACAACCTGAACATGACGTCGACGCCGCTGGAGAACCTGGGTCAGTACGACTGCGTGCTGATCGCGACGGATCACACGGACTACGATTACGCCCGCATTGTGAAGGAAAGCCAGTTGGTGGTGGACTCGCGCAACGCGACGAAGGGCATTCAGGCGGACAACCTGGTGCGCTGCTAA
- a CDS encoding alpha/beta hydrolase — protein MLRCGAVVLLAGMVSGGAIAVAQTSSATPAADTSVILTDGTAQVTRVVPVPGTVSVEAQRSLAKAWPDDPTVQSLEDRRKGTDVWQAGAGKAFEKLYPVQVEAATVAGVPVRMITPKELPTAHANRVLINLHGGGFNSDSGSLTESVPVAALSRTRTIAVLYRLAPEHPFPAALDDAIAVYREVLKTHKPADVGIFGTSAGAILTGEVAVRLKQLHLPEPGALGIFSGFGDWANRGDSEALFGLRGLAGHLDVPKPRTHDEYAGTTDLKDPVLSPIYADLSGMPPTLFITSTRDLLLSGTATLHRAFRRAGDDAELIVFEALPHAFWNDPTLPETREADEAMAQFFEKHLGR, from the coding sequence ATGTTGCGTTGTGGGGCGGTGGTGTTGCTGGCCGGGATGGTGTCAGGTGGGGCAATTGCAGTGGCGCAGACTTCGAGCGCTACGCCGGCGGCGGACACGAGTGTGATCCTGACCGATGGCACAGCGCAGGTGACCCGGGTGGTGCCGGTGCCGGGCACCGTCAGTGTGGAGGCGCAACGCAGCCTGGCGAAGGCCTGGCCGGACGACCCGACGGTGCAGTCGCTGGAGGATCGGCGCAAGGGTACGGATGTGTGGCAGGCCGGGGCCGGGAAGGCGTTTGAGAAGCTGTACCCCGTGCAGGTGGAGGCCGCTACGGTGGCTGGCGTCCCGGTGCGGATGATTACGCCGAAAGAATTGCCGACGGCGCATGCGAACCGTGTGCTGATCAACCTGCACGGTGGTGGATTCAATTCCGATTCAGGATCGCTAACGGAGTCGGTGCCGGTGGCGGCGTTGTCGCGGACCAGAACGATTGCGGTGCTCTACCGGTTGGCTCCGGAGCATCCGTTTCCCGCGGCGCTGGACGATGCGATCGCGGTGTATCGCGAGGTGTTGAAGACCCATAAGCCTGCGGATGTGGGTATCTTCGGGACGTCGGCGGGAGCCATCCTGACCGGTGAAGTGGCGGTGCGGCTGAAGCAGCTTCACCTGCCCGAGCCGGGAGCGCTGGGCATCTTTTCGGGCTTTGGCGACTGGGCGAACCGTGGAGACTCCGAGGCCCTGTTTGGCCTGCGCGGTCTGGCCGGACACCTGGACGTGCCGAAGCCACGCACGCACGATGAGTACGCGGGCACGACGGACCTGAAGGACCCGGTGCTATCACCCATCTATGCGGACCTGAGCGGGATGCCGCCGACGCTGTTCATAACCAGCACCCGCGATCTGCTGTTGAGCGGAACGGCGACGCTGCACCGGGCGTTTCGCCGGGCGGGTGATGATGCGGAGTTGATCGTGTTTGAAGCACTACCGCACGCGTTCTGGAACGACCCAACGCTGCCCGAGACGAGGGAAGCGGACGAGGCGATGGCGCAGTTTTTCGAGAAGCACCTGGGACGCTGA